The Glycine soja cultivar W05 chromosome 6, ASM419377v2, whole genome shotgun sequence genome has a window encoding:
- the LOC114413988 gene encoding AT-hook motif nuclear-localized protein 29-like produces MLVNSSIITLHKFHTRMLYNQCDFKLDLKFSLMAANYNNNIISAAAAAFMTPAALHLQPQSDDDDGEGPFSTQRRPRGRPMGSKNKPKPPVIVTRDSPNVLRSHVLEVSPGADVVESLSNYARRRGRGVSVLSGSGTVANVVLRQPAGSVLTLHGRFEIVSMTGTVLPPPAPPGSDGLSVYLSGAQGQVVGGVVVAPLVASSHVVLVAASFANAMFERLPLPLNQHDDDDQVLQEAPRGVMGTEQVADGRNYPFSASLQGEVFGWGGTGTTSSTSTAPPKTHPF; encoded by the coding sequence ATGTTAGTAAATTCATCCATCATAACACTTCACAAATTTCACACACGTATGCTATATAATCAGTGTGACTTTAAGTTGGATCTCAAATTCTCACTCATGGCTGCTAATTACAACAACAATATCATtagtgctgctgctgctgctttcATGACACCTGCAGCCCTACACCTCCAGCCCCAGTCCGACGACGACGACGGAGAAGGACCCTTCTCCACCCAGCGGCGCCCTCGCGGGCGGCCCATGGGCTCCAAGAACAAGCCCAAGCCGCCCGTCATAGTCACGCGCGACAGCCCCAACGTCCTCCGCTCGCACGTTCTGGAGGTCTCCCCCGGCGCCGACGTGGTGGAGAGCCTCTCCAACTATGCGCGCCGCCGAGGGAGGGGAGTGTCCGTGCTCAGTGGCTCCGGCACGGTGGCCAACGTCGTGCTCCGTCAACCGGCCGGGAGCGTCCTCACGCTCCACGGCCGGTTTGAGATAGTTTCCATGACGGGGACGGTGCTCCCGCCTCCGGCGCCACCCGGTTCGGACGGGTTGTCGGTTTATCTGTCAGGGGCGCAGGGACAGGTGGTTGGGGGCGTGGTGGTGGCCCCTCTGGTGGCTTCGAGTCACGTGGTTTTGGTGGCTGCTTCCTTCGCTAACGCCATGTTCGAAAGGTTACCCTTGCCCTTGAATcagcatgatgatgatgatcaagTTCTGCAAGAGGCACCACGTGGCGTCATGGGAACTGAACAGGTGGCAGATGGAAGGAACTATCCCTTCTCCGCGTCGCTGCAGGGTGAAGTATTTGGATGGGGTGGAACTGGAActacatcatcaacatcaactgCACCACCCAAAACTCATCCTTTCTAG
- the LOC114414498 gene encoding uncharacterized protein LOC114414498: MASSRRRTFGNMRSFVSNSMGGLRGGSNLASWVVAGTLAYFLWIKPSQDFKRQQQEKATLAAAESDSYRKPIPDPQVTGLIYGNKNKDKATKPED, encoded by the exons ATGGCGAGTAGCCGGAGAAGAACGTTTGGCAACATGAGGTCATTCGTAAGCAATTCGATGGGAGGTCTCAGGGGcggaagcaaccttgcttcttGGGTCGTCGCCGGAACCCTAGCCTACTTCCTCTGGATCAAACCCTCCCAAGACTTCAAGCGTCAACAACAGGAGAAGGCCACTCTTGCCGCCGCTGAGTCTGATTCTTATCGTAAACCCATTCCCGACCCTCAG GTTACGGGTTTGATATATGGAAACAAGAACAAGGACAAAGCAACCAAACCAGAGGATTGA
- the LOC114414499 gene encoding RNA-binding protein 38-like isoform X2 encodes MAYQAIQVPSSGSSSSSGFQLLNSPFGDTTYTKVFVGGLAWETQSETMRRYFDQFGEILEAVVITDKNTGRSKGYGFVTFRDPEAARRACADPTPVIDGRRANCNLASLGRPRPPLPYGRIRPASPYVGSLQPARGAYVGGFGYQQQPVSYSYQQGLVYPPYGYTTYGPEYIYPQYLQIYGVPGAVNTTVYPYGQVGQAIPSGHGYSAIQGYTVPGHQIVPYGGSNVNAITTSPMPAIQASYPSGIAAPVPGQPQFIVPAHSPQFMQGSGPDQTAG; translated from the exons ATGGCATACCAAGCGATCCAGGTTCCGAGTTCGGGATCGAGTTCGAGTTCGGGGTTTCAGTTATTGAATTCTCCGTTCGGAGACACCACCTACACCAAAGTCTTCGTCGGAGGATTGGCCTGGGAGACTCAGAGCGAAACCATGCGCCGCTACTTCGACCAGTTCGGCGAGATTCTCGAGGCCGTCGTCATCACCGATAAGAACACCGGAAGATCCAAGGGCTACGGTTTC GTGACTTTCCGGGATCCCGAGGCTGCAAGGAGAGCGTGTGCCGATCCAACTCCTGTTATTGATGGCAGAAGGGCCAATTGTAATTTGGCTTCACTTGGTCGACCACGGCCCCCTCTGCCTTATG gaCGGATAAGACCTGCCTCCCCTTATGTTGGAAGTTTGCAACCAGCTCGTGGTGCTTATGTTGGGGGTTTTGGCTACCAGCAACAACCAGTTTCCTACAGCTATCAACAAGGATTGGTTTACCCTCCTTACGG GTATACGACATATGGACCTGAGTACATCTACCCACAG TATCTTCAGATATATGGAGTGCCTGGGGCAGTGAATACAACTGTTTATCCTTATGGACAAGTGGGTCAGGCTATTCCTAGTGGTCATGGTTATTCAGCTATACAGGGTTATACAGTACCAGGTCATCAGATTGTGCCCTATGGTGGATCTAATGTTAATGCCATAACAACTTCACCTATGCCTGCCATTCAAGCTTCATATCCTAGTG GAATTGCTGCACCAGTTCCTGGCCAACCACAATTTATTGTTCCTGCTCATTCTCCTCAGTTTATGCAAGGTAGCGGTCCTGATCAAACAGCTGGGTGA
- the LOC114414499 gene encoding RNA-binding protein 38-like isoform X1 encodes MAYQAIQVPSSGSSSSSGFQLLNSPFGDTTYTKVFVGGLAWETQSETMRRYFDQFGEILEAVVITDKNTGRSKGYGFVTFRDPEAARRACADPTPVIDGRRANCNLASLGRPRPPLPYGRIRPASPYVGSLQPARGAYVGGFGYQQQPVSYSYQQGLVYPPYGYTTYGPEYIYPQSLYNPYMGQQYLQIYGVPGAVNTTVYPYGQVGQAIPSGHGYSAIQGYTVPGHQIVPYGGSNVNAITTSPMPAIQASYPSGIAAPVPGQPQFIVPAHSPQFMQGSGPDQTAG; translated from the exons ATGGCATACCAAGCGATCCAGGTTCCGAGTTCGGGATCGAGTTCGAGTTCGGGGTTTCAGTTATTGAATTCTCCGTTCGGAGACACCACCTACACCAAAGTCTTCGTCGGAGGATTGGCCTGGGAGACTCAGAGCGAAACCATGCGCCGCTACTTCGACCAGTTCGGCGAGATTCTCGAGGCCGTCGTCATCACCGATAAGAACACCGGAAGATCCAAGGGCTACGGTTTC GTGACTTTCCGGGATCCCGAGGCTGCAAGGAGAGCGTGTGCCGATCCAACTCCTGTTATTGATGGCAGAAGGGCCAATTGTAATTTGGCTTCACTTGGTCGACCACGGCCCCCTCTGCCTTATG gaCGGATAAGACCTGCCTCCCCTTATGTTGGAAGTTTGCAACCAGCTCGTGGTGCTTATGTTGGGGGTTTTGGCTACCAGCAACAACCAGTTTCCTACAGCTATCAACAAGGATTGGTTTACCCTCCTTACGG GTATACGACATATGGACCTGAGTACATCTACCCACAG AGTCTGTACAACCCATATATGGGGCAACAGTATCTTCAGATATATGGAGTGCCTGGGGCAGTGAATACAACTGTTTATCCTTATGGACAAGTGGGTCAGGCTATTCCTAGTGGTCATGGTTATTCAGCTATACAGGGTTATACAGTACCAGGTCATCAGATTGTGCCCTATGGTGGATCTAATGTTAATGCCATAACAACTTCACCTATGCCTGCCATTCAAGCTTCATATCCTAGTG GAATTGCTGCACCAGTTCCTGGCCAACCACAATTTATTGTTCCTGCTCATTCTCCTCAGTTTATGCAAGGTAGCGGTCCTGATCAAACAGCTGGGTGA
- the LOC114414501 gene encoding SWI/SNF complex subunit SWI3B-like isoform X1 has product MATTATEPLPSSAEMPPAPPPPKQMPQPVAAASAVKPEAPLSDSKASAEANVIVVPSYSRWFSWDSIDECEVRHLPEFFESASKSPRVYKYYRNSIVKYFRYNPTRKITFTDVRKTLVGDVGSIRRVFDFLETWGLINYHPSSSLTKPLKWDDKETKSDSASNTTESSSAPAKENTKRLCSGCKVVCTIACFACDKYDLTLCARCYVRGNYRVGVNSSDFRRVEISEETKTDWNEKETTNLLEAITHYSDDWKRVSQHVPGRTEKECVAHFLKLPFVDQFQHYQQHPAVNGTDDSCNPLKRVTNADAESELDTVASAEPNKRMRLTPLADASNPIMAQAAFLSALAGSEVAQAAAQAALTTLSEVYKATKINYRSFPRNTLLQDAGIMSNGGNTSDSFQGSRLHANIQLEKEELDVEKAISEIIEVQMKNIQDKLVQFEDLDLLMEKEGQQLEQMKNMFFLDQLTLLFHKSSAPKTGECQEGNNVKTNHGY; this is encoded by the exons ATGGCCACCACAGCCACCGAACCTCTCCCTTCCTCCGCTGAAATGCCTCCTGCCCCGCCTCCTCCGAAGCAAATGCCGCAACCGGTGGCGGCGGCGTCAGCAGTGAAGCCTGAGGCTCCATTGTCCGATTCGAAAGCTTCGGCGGAGGCGAACGTAATAGTGGTCCCGAGCTACTCTCGTTGGTTCTCGTGGGATTCGATTGACGAATGCGAGGTGCGTCACCTCCCCGAGTTCTTCGAATCGGCGTCGAAGAGCCCTAGGGTTTACAAGTACTACAGGAACTCGATCGTGAAGTACTTCAGGTACAATCCCACCCGAAAAATCACCTTCACCGATGTCCGCAAAACGCTCGTGGGAGACGTCGGTTCCATCCGAAGAGTCTTCGATTTCCTCGAAACTTGGGGGCTTATCAATTACCATCCCTCTTCGTCGCTCACCAAACCCTTGAAGTGGGACGACAAAGAGACCAAATCCGATTCTGCCTCCAACACCACCGAATCTTCTTCCGCTCCCGCCAAAGAAAACACTAAGAGACTCTGCAGTGGCTGCAAAGTCGTTTGCACCATAGCTTGTTTTGCCTGTGACAAG TATGATTTGACTCTTTGTGCGAGGTGTTATGTTCGTGGCAATTATCGAGTTGGTGTGAACTCTTCGGATTTTAGGCGAGTGGAGATAAGTGAGGAGACAAAGACGGATTGGAACGAAAAGGAGACCACGAATCTTCTGGAAGCTATTACGCATTACAGTGATGATTGGAAGAGGGTTTCTCAGCATGTTCCTGGCAGAACTGAGAAGGAGTGTGTTGCTCATTTTCTGAAGCTTCCTTTTGTGGATCAATTCCAGCATTATCAACAACACCCTGCTGTCAATGGCACTGATGACAGTTGTAATCCGTTAAAGAGGGTAACTAATGCTGATGCAGAATCTGAATTGGATACTGTTGCCTCTGCTGAACCCAATAAGAGAATGCGTCTCACGCCTCTTGCAGATGCAAGCAATCCGATTATGGCTCAG GCTGCTTTCCTGTCTGCTTTGGCTGGGTCAGAGGTTGCACAAGCTGCTGCTCAAGCTGCATTGACAACTCTGTCTGAGGTTTACAAagcaactaaaataaattatcggTCGTTTCCGAGGAATACATTGCTGCAAG ATGCTGGTATCATGTCTAACGGTGGTAATACTTCAGATTCATTTCAAGGATCTCGATTGCATGCAAACATACAGCTTGAGAAGGAAGAGTTAGATGTGGAAAAAGCAATTTCTGAGATTATAGAAGTTCAG atGAAAAATATCCAAGATAAGCTTGTTCAGTTTGAAGATTTGGACCTGCTGATGGAAAAAGAAGGCCAACAGCTGGAGcaaatgaaaaatatgtttttccttGATCAGCTTACTCTTTTATTTCATAAATCATCTGCACCAAAAACTGGAGAATGCCAAGAAGGCAATAATGTAAAGACGAACCATGGCTATTGA
- the LOC114414501 gene encoding SWI/SNF complex subunit SWI3B-like isoform X2 has translation MATTATEPLPSSAEMPPAPPPPKQMPQPVAAASAVKPEAPLSDSKASAEANVIVVPSYSRWFSWDSIDECEVRHLPEFFESASKSPRVYKYYRNSIVKYFRYNPTRKITFTDVRKTLVGDVGSIRRVFDFLETWGLINYHPSSSLTKPLKWDDKETKSDSASNTTESSSAPAKENTKRLCSGCKVVCTIACFACDKYDLTLCARCYVRGNYRVGVNSSDFRRVEISEETKTDWNEKETTNLLEAITHYSDDWKRVSQHVPGRTEKECVAHFLKLPFVDQFQHYQQHPAVNGTDDSCNPLKRVTNADAESELDTVASAEPNKRMRLTPLADASNPIMAQAAFLSALAGSEVAQAAAQAALTTLSEVYKATKINYRSFPRNTLLQDSFQGSRLHANIQLEKEELDVEKAISEIIEVQMKNIQDKLVQFEDLDLLMEKEGQQLEQMKNMFFLDQLTLLFHKSSAPKTGECQEGNNVKTNHGY, from the exons ATGGCCACCACAGCCACCGAACCTCTCCCTTCCTCCGCTGAAATGCCTCCTGCCCCGCCTCCTCCGAAGCAAATGCCGCAACCGGTGGCGGCGGCGTCAGCAGTGAAGCCTGAGGCTCCATTGTCCGATTCGAAAGCTTCGGCGGAGGCGAACGTAATAGTGGTCCCGAGCTACTCTCGTTGGTTCTCGTGGGATTCGATTGACGAATGCGAGGTGCGTCACCTCCCCGAGTTCTTCGAATCGGCGTCGAAGAGCCCTAGGGTTTACAAGTACTACAGGAACTCGATCGTGAAGTACTTCAGGTACAATCCCACCCGAAAAATCACCTTCACCGATGTCCGCAAAACGCTCGTGGGAGACGTCGGTTCCATCCGAAGAGTCTTCGATTTCCTCGAAACTTGGGGGCTTATCAATTACCATCCCTCTTCGTCGCTCACCAAACCCTTGAAGTGGGACGACAAAGAGACCAAATCCGATTCTGCCTCCAACACCACCGAATCTTCTTCCGCTCCCGCCAAAGAAAACACTAAGAGACTCTGCAGTGGCTGCAAAGTCGTTTGCACCATAGCTTGTTTTGCCTGTGACAAG TATGATTTGACTCTTTGTGCGAGGTGTTATGTTCGTGGCAATTATCGAGTTGGTGTGAACTCTTCGGATTTTAGGCGAGTGGAGATAAGTGAGGAGACAAAGACGGATTGGAACGAAAAGGAGACCACGAATCTTCTGGAAGCTATTACGCATTACAGTGATGATTGGAAGAGGGTTTCTCAGCATGTTCCTGGCAGAACTGAGAAGGAGTGTGTTGCTCATTTTCTGAAGCTTCCTTTTGTGGATCAATTCCAGCATTATCAACAACACCCTGCTGTCAATGGCACTGATGACAGTTGTAATCCGTTAAAGAGGGTAACTAATGCTGATGCAGAATCTGAATTGGATACTGTTGCCTCTGCTGAACCCAATAAGAGAATGCGTCTCACGCCTCTTGCAGATGCAAGCAATCCGATTATGGCTCAG GCTGCTTTCCTGTCTGCTTTGGCTGGGTCAGAGGTTGCACAAGCTGCTGCTCAAGCTGCATTGACAACTCTGTCTGAGGTTTACAAagcaactaaaataaattatcggTCGTTTCCGAGGAATACATTGCTGCAAG ATTCATTTCAAGGATCTCGATTGCATGCAAACATACAGCTTGAGAAGGAAGAGTTAGATGTGGAAAAAGCAATTTCTGAGATTATAGAAGTTCAG atGAAAAATATCCAAGATAAGCTTGTTCAGTTTGAAGATTTGGACCTGCTGATGGAAAAAGAAGGCCAACAGCTGGAGcaaatgaaaaatatgtttttccttGATCAGCTTACTCTTTTATTTCATAAATCATCTGCACCAAAAACTGGAGAATGCCAAGAAGGCAATAATGTAAAGACGAACCATGGCTATTGA
- the LOC114414502 gene encoding psbP domain-containing protein 3, chloroplastic-like, producing the protein MAFIWRFCGVSLCNFTASNAQKGPSPSLPITLDLEHHITTPSLLSSIEEEEGRAVNRRQLILHTPVAAAAAFAVPNALALNDVSEDVRVYTDDENKFKIEIPEEWQVGTGDGESSGFKSITAFYPTQASNSNVSVVITGLGPDFTRMESFGKVDEFAQTLVSGLDRSWRKPPGVAAKLIDCKSSNGIYYIEYLLQNPGESRRYLYSAIGMASNGWYNRLYTVTGQYVEEDTDKYASKVQKVVASFRFI; encoded by the exons ATGGCGTTCATTTGGCGGTTCTGTGGTGTGTCTCTATGCAACTTCACAGCCTCTAATGCCCAGAAaggtccttctccttctctgccCATAACCTTGGACTTGGAGCATCATATAACAACACCATCTTTACT TTCTTCcatcgaagaagaagaaggacgCGCGGTTAATAGGAGACAACTTATTCTTCACACGCCAGTAGCAGCAGCAGCTGCATTTGCAGTCCCAAATGCATTGGCACTCAATG ATGTGTCTGAGGATGTTCGTGTCTACACTGACGATGAGAACAAGTTCAAGATTGAGATTCCCGAAG AGTGGCAAGTGGGAACAGGAGACGGAGAATCTAGTGGGTTTAAATCCATAACTGCTTTCTACCCAACACAGGCATCCAATTCCAATG TGAGCGTTGTGATCACAGGGCTGGGACCGGATTTCACCAGGATGGAATCCTTTGGCAAAGTTGACGAGTTTGCTCAGACTCTA GTTAGTGGGCTTGACAGAAGCTGGCGAAAACCCCCGGGTGTGGCTGCTAAACTCATAGATTGTAAATCATCTAATG GGATTTATTACATCGAGTATTTGCTGCAAAATCCTGGTGAGAGTCGCAGGTATTTGTATTCAGCTATTGGGATGGCATCAAATGGTTGGTATAACAGACTGTATACCGTGACAGGACAG TATGTGGAAGAGGACACAGACAAGTATGCTTCAAAAGTTCAgaag GTAGTTGCATCATTTAGGTTCATATGA